GAATCAGATCTGAATTTACTTGTTTTTTAAATTAGATTAAACttagaaaaaaaaaggtttcTTTTTCGAGTCAAGCTCGATCTTAAACTACCTTGCATAAGCTTGACCCGCACACTATTACATTTAATTTTAAGATTAATTacttgaggttttttttttttttcaaactcgTGTTTATGAACTTTAACACCGTCTTAGTCTTTAACGAAAGTCAATTTCTCCTTGTTgaatttacctatttttttttcttcttttcttactTTGAATCCGTCAACCAAGTAATTTACACCGTTGATCTTTCTGATTACGGGCAGCCATGGCTGCTATTTCATCCATCGcctattttcatttatttacactttCTCGATCTCTCGACGTCCCTCGAAACCTAACATTGATCCCCATTTCCCATGAGTTTTGGGGGTTTCTCTTTAACCGCTAAAACCATTGATCCCTGTTGCCGCAAGGAAGAAGCCCAGTGTTAAAGAACTGTCTTTTGAGGGTTTTGGCACTTACCCTTTTACTTATTCAGTTTCTTGTAAACTGGGTTGCTTTTATTCTTTGCTGTTTGGTTgtctatgatttttttttttttgagttttgtgGTATTTGTTTGAAGAGACAAATTTGAGCTGGTAGTTGGTTGATGTTGTGTATTGTTAGTTCTATGGCTAATTGCAAGAAACTGCGTTTGAAAGATGCAGCTCTTAAACGTTTGCTATCTGTAGTTGTAGTTACCTTATTAGGAGTTTTActtttgatagtttctcttagGACCAATACAACCCCAGGTTTAAGTGAATTAGATGAAGATTTAAGTGAAATCGCTGATATTCAGAGCTTTAGTGAGAAACTCAACCTTCCTAAACAGAATGAGTTTTCGATTCGATTGGCAAAGCAAAACCAGATGCCCCCAAGGAATAGAGATCTGTATCCTAAGTTAGCTAAAGATCATATAACCATTGTTTTATACGTGCATAATCGGCCGCAATATCTCCAAGTGGTTGTTAAGAGCTTGTCCAAGGTTGTGGGCATAAGTGAAACATTGTTGATAGTTAGCCACGATGGCTACTTTGAAGAAATGAATAAGATTGTGGAAGGGATCAAATTTTGCCAAGTGAAGCAGATATTTGCCCCGTATTCGCCTCATGTGTTTCCCGACAGTTTTCCAGGTGTTTCATCAAATGACTGTAAGGAAAAAGATGATGCTGGGAAGAAACATTGTGTTGGGAGTCCTGATCAGTATGGGAACCACCGGTCTCCGAGGATAGTTTCTTTGAAGCATCATTGGTGGTGGATGATGAACACTGTGTGGGATGGGTTGAAGGAGACCAGAGGGCACAATGGACATATTCTTTTCATAGAGGAGGATCACTTCATTTACCCCAATGCATATCGCAACCTACAGCTTCTTGTTTCGCTGAAGCCTATCAAATGCCCAGATTGCTATGCTGCAAATCTGGCACCTTGTGATGTGAATTTAAGAGGGGAAGGATGGGATAGTTTGATTGCAGAGAGAATGGGAAATGTAGGTTATGCCTTCAATCGGACTGTTTGGAGAAAAATCCACAAGAAAGCTAAAGAGTTTTGCTTCTTCGATGATTACAATTGGGATATAACAATGTGGGCGACAGTCTATCCTTCGTTTGGCAGTCCAGTGTACACGTTACGAGGTCCAAGGACTAGTGCAGTTCACTTCGGGAAATGTGGTTTGCATCAGGGCCAAGGGCAGACTAATGCTTGCATTGATAATGGATCAGTAAACATGCAAGTAGATGACATTGATAAGGTTGCTAATATCAGATCAGAATGGGGTGTGCATGTGTATGACAATCAACCTGGGTATAAAGCCGGGTTTAAGGGCTGGGGTGGCTGGGGAGATGACAGAGATCGTCAATTATGCTTGAATTTTGCTCAAATGTACCATTCGCACAACACTTCTCTTTCAGCTGTGACGATGAGTTGAGACTTGAGCATCTCAGATTTCCCACTGTTGTAACTGGTGAGAGCTACATTATTTTCTTCAATAGTTTATAGAAACACGTATAAATTCAAAGTTGTTATAGTTTTGTATCATCGAGATCGTTTCTCATTCTTTCTCCAAATTGGCTGCTTGTCTTTGGAGCAACACGGAGAGCAATAAGTTTGTGTTGGCAGTAGTGGATTCTTTTGAGCTCAGATTGCTTTGTAAGTTGGTTGACATACAAAATTTTCTTTACCATATTAGTAAATGGAAACACACACCAACAGCTATGTGATTCTGTCAATATCGTGTGTTTCTTCTATTTTCATACACACCATAGAATTGAAAATTGCTGCATTGCCTATGATAAGAATCTATTTTCTCCTTCCAGATGTTGATACTACTTTTAGGCTTTTAATTGTATTCTGCTTGAAGCTCTGTTAAGTCAAGATCTTTGTTTATGGTGAATTATTCAGCGATAAATTGAAACTCAAAGAAGCTTGATCTACACCAAATTTAACGTCAATACAATCAGTTAACAGTTTTTTTCTTGATTTGGAAAGGATGCATATCCAATCACAGTTTTTTCCCTgacttaatataaattattttaaatttaaaatgaattaaaatggctAATTGAATTCGATTGATATGGGTATTATTGCCAATGTGGGAGGACACGAATTTGAATATGTTGAAAGATATTATTCtcttattttttataatataaataataaacatTCTAGCTTGAATAAGATTAATTTTAGATGGTAAAATACATTTGATTAGGATTTTACTTTAATATCATCTAGACTCCAATTTGATTTATCTTAGACtgtaaaattgaattagagatgTGTTATTAGGATTTTATTTGAATACAACTTTGATTTAAATATGATTAGtcctaaattgtaaaattgactTGAAAATTTAATATACCGAATATTTTAGTGAATcaagtaattaatattatttaagatttaaaaaacttattttattttaattaatgtaacAGCCTCTAATTTACTAGCAAAATATCAAATAGAGGAAACATTGTAGTGCGAAAACACCGAGACAGTTGGGAGCTCGGTAACAGTACAGACAGCAACCTTAAACAGATACACGTGTCAATTTGCCTTCTCTCCCGTAAGTGTCACGACCACGCACGTGATGACGGTATTAGCCTGTTTGGTAGTTAGCTGTGAGTTGTGGCGGTGATGATGATGATACCAGCACGCAAAATCCGaattcattgttttttttttccttttaaataaggaaatttattttattttaaattagatTATAAGATTGAAAAtaagattattttaaaattttaaaataatatttattattttataaaaaataagtttttgttaattttaaattgaaatcgGAGAGATAGATTGAAGtctaaatagataatatatattaatttataattatcattttaaataaaaaagaaaggaaatgaaGAGAGAAGTTGGATCTTATCCTACACCCTTGTCAGTGttgttcatttctttatttaGCTTTTAAATTGGCCTTTTAACGCACTTCCCACTTATCATTCAACTACAATTTTGGTGGGGGAAGGAGGATTGTAAGGGCTTGTTGCCTTTGAACTACCCAGCTAATTTATTATTTTCTCATGTAAATTATTTTGtgatactaaataaataaaaagttttcaTAACAATagttagttaaaaaaaaaaaaaacaggttGTGCATAACATATTAAAATACAAGGTAGGCAAAAAGCCATTTCTAAGCTCCTCATAAAATTGCGTAAACTCAGAGCCAGAAAAGACGGGACCGAACCCAAGCCATATTAGGTAGTCGCTGGAATTAAACCCCTTGTGCGCCATCTTGGGTCTCAATTGTCAATTGTCAATTCTCAATCAGACAGCAGCAGGAGTTCCTCCTGAAATTCATCGCTCTGCTCCTGGAGCCTCCTCCACTCTCTCTATATAATAGTTGCCGTAACTATTTTTTCCTTTCATTAAGTCCAGCACTCTTTCCCAGTAATACGCAATTTTTCTTTCCTATAACTACGTCTTCAATTCACATACCGGGTCATCATTTTATTAGTTTCTTCAGTATCGGCTTTTTCTTCTGGGGCTTGGGCTTTGTCAATGGAAACAGTTTAGAATAATGAGTTGATTACTTGGTTTCTTTTTGTTTAGGATTTTGGAGGGGCAAATTACGAGGAACCTGCCCAAGGTGGTGGAATCTATTTTTCTGGCGAGCCTTTTGATTTCATTGGTGCCTTTTTATTTTGGGATTGAGAATGGAATCATCAGAATTATCTATCTGAGAGAAAAAGCTGGtaactttttcttctttttttaatggTTGTTGAGGGATTTTTACTTTGGTCATGATTCCCGGGTCCAGTAGATTCGTGCTGGCAACAAATAGGATTCTTTTAGTATGGGAATTTCAATTTAGTTACGGACTATGTTGGTGAAGTCTCAAGTTTTGTCCTGGCATTGGCTGTACAAACATTAACGGATTCCATATAGAGCTTTAGGTTTTTCTTTTGGTCATGCTGATTTTGAGATATTACATTTATATGGGTTGAAGAAGAAGCAGAAGAAGAAAGAGGAAAAAAAGGGTGTTTGAGAAAATGTCATCCAGGTCAACAAACAAGAGTAACTGTTCTAGGAGCAGTTCGGCACGGTCAAAGCAAAATGCTCGTGTGATTGCGCAAACTACAATCGATGCCAAGCTACATGTGGATTTTGAAGAATCCAAGAGGCTCTTTGATTACTCCACTTCTATCGACTTcaacatttcaagttcaaccagtAATGTTCCATCTTCTACTGTGTCAGCTTACCTTCAAAAGATGCAAAGAGGGAGTCTAATTCAGCCCTTTGGTTGCTTAATTGCTGTTGATGAGCAAAACTTCACTGTTCTTGCTTATAGTGAAAACGCTCCAGAATTGTTGGACTTGGCGCCTCATGCTGTTCCAAACATAGAGCAGCAAGAGGCTCTTACTTATGGAAGTGATGTGAGAACACTGTTTAGTTCTCCTGGTGCAACGGCCCTGCAGAAAGCTGCTAATTTTGGGGAAGTTAACCTTCTCAATCCGATATTGGTTCATTGTAAAACATCAGGCAAGCCCTTTTATGCTATTTTGCATAGGATCGAAGCTGCGCTAGTTATAGATCTAGAGCCAGTTAACCCAGCCGAGGTGCCAGTAACAGCTGCTGGCGCATTGAAGTCCTATAAGCTGGCAGCCAAAGCCATTTCAAGGTTGCAGTCATTGCCAAGTGGGAACATATCTCTGTTATGTGATGTTTTAGTTAAGGAAGTTAGTGATTTGACAGGTTATGATAGGGTAATGGTTTATAAATTTCATGAAGACGAACATGGAGAAGTAATTGCTGAAAGCCGTAGACCTGATTTGGAACCTTATCTAGGCTTGCACTACCCAGCTACCGACATACCACAAGCCTCAAGATTCCTTTTCATGAAAAACAAAGTTAGAATGATATGTGATTGTTCTGCCCAACCAGTTAAGGTGATTCAAGACAAAGGATTAGCTCAACCATTAAGTCTCTGTGGATCCACGTTAAGATCTCCTCATGGGTGTCATGCACAGTATATGGCAAGTATGGGATCAATTGCATCTCTTGTGATGTCAGTAACTATCAATGAGAATGATGATGAGATGGACAGTGAGCAAGACAAGGGAAGAAAATTATGGGGATTAGTGGTCTGCCACCACACTAGCCCCAGATTTGTTCCATTCCCACTGAGATATGCCTGTGAGTTTCTTATACAAGTATTTGGAGTGCAAATTAACAAGGAAGTGGAGCTGGCAGCCCAAATGAGGGAGAAGCATATTCTGCAAACCCAGACTGTGCTTTGTGACATGCTGTTGAGAGATTCCCCTGTAGGAATTGTTACTAAATCTCCGAATGTTATGGATCTTGTTAAGTGTGATGGGGCCGCACTTTACTACAGACAGAAATTTTGGTTGCTTGGAGTTACCCCTACAAAGGCACAAATTAGGGATATAGCAGAATGGCTTCTTGAGTACCATAGGAGTAGTACGGGCTTAAGTACTGATAGCCTTATGGAAGCTGGCTATCCAGGTGCTTCAGTTCTTGGAGAGGCAGTTTGTGGGATAGCTGCTGTTAAGATCACTTCTAAAGACTTCCTGTTTTGGTTTCGGTCCCATACAGCTAAAGAGATTAAATGGGGTGGTGCAAAGCATGATCCTGGTGGCAAGGATGATGGAAGAAAGATGCATCCAAGATCATCATTCAAGGCTTTTCTGGAGGTTGTCAAGTGGCGTAGCCTGCCTTGGGAGGATATAGAAATGGATGCAATTCATTCCTTACAGCTGATATTGAAAGGATCCTTGCAAGACGAAGTTGCTGATGATTCCAAAATGATTGTGAATGTACCATCCATTGATGACAGGATTCAGAGGGTGGATGAACTGCGTATTGTCACTAATGAAATGGTCCGCCTGATTGAGACTGCTGCTGTCCCAATCTTCGCCGTTGATTCCTCTGGTAACATAAATGGATGGAACTCTAAAGCGGCAGAACTCACTGGCCTGACTATTGAGCAAGCAATTGGCATGTCATTGTTTGATCTTGTTGAGGATGATTCAGTTGATGTTGTCAAGAACATGCTTTCATTAGCCCTGGAAGGTGATAGTGGGATTTATCTTTTGAACTCGCTGCTTATTagatatttctttcttttttttttttttttggtctagAAATTATATCCTTATTTAATTGAACATTGCATTTCAGCATTGTGgatattttttgtttctttcatatatACCTTTGGTTAAACTGTTTCACTTGCATTTGCATCCACTATTTTAGATAGCGCAATCATATTATGGAGTGCATAACTGTGTTATTTACCAGTGACATGTTTGTAGGCATACTGATCAGAGTATTGGGATTGGGATTAAGGTTTTCTGCATCGTTCAGCACGGGTTGTTTACTTAGTGCTATCATGCTGACTAATTTTTAGATCTTGTCGGTTTTCATTGAACCATGTAATTGGACATTTCCTTATGCAGGAAATATCACTTTAGCTTTGTCCATAGGGCTcctcatattcaatcaatttcctTTACACTGTTTAGATGTTTCCTGAATTTATGCTTACATTTAATGTTGATGAGAAATGGCAGGTATAGAAGAACGAAGCATTGAAATCAAGCTTAGGACTTTTGGTTGTCAGGAAAATAATGGACCTATCATCTTGGTTGTTAATGCATGTTGTAGTCGAGACTTAAAGGAAAATGTTGTTGGAATTTGCTTTGTTGGGCAAGATCTCACCAGCCAAAAGATGGTCATGAACAAATATACGCGTGTCCAAGGTGACTATGTTGGTATTATGAGGAACCCATCTGCTCTTATTCCCCCAATTTTTATGATTGATGAGGTTGGCAGATGCTTGGAGTggaatgatgcaatgcaaaagtTGACTGGTATGAAGAGGGAAGAAGCCATTGATAGAATGCTTCTAGGGGAGGTTTTTACAGTAGACAAGTTCGGCTTTAGGGTGAAGGATCATGACACATTTACCAAACTCAGGATATTATTCAATGGGATAACTGCTGGTGAGGATGCAGATAAACTATTATTTGGGTTCTTTGATCAGGAGGGTAAATTTGTTGAAGTATTACTCTCAGCAAACAGGAGGACTGATGCTAATGGAAGGATCACTGGGATTTTGTGTTTTTTGCATGTGGCTAGCCCGGAGCTTCAGTATGCTTTACAAGTGCAGAAGATATCTGAACAGGCAGCAGCTAGTAGCCTCAATAAGTTGGCTTACATCCGTCAAGAACTCAGGAAGCCTTTGAAGGGGATTGTATTAATGCAGGGTCTGATGGGGGCTACTGATTTGAGTAGTGATCAGAGGCAGCTTCTGAGGACAAGTGTAATGTGTCAGGAACAAATGGCCAAGATTGTCGATGACACAGACATTGAAAGTATTGAGGAGTGGTAAGAGTGCTTAACATGCTTCTTACCTTAGTTAGCGTCATATTTGTTCATTGTTACCATCAGTCTTTCATGGATTGAACATTTCTCATTATTGTATGGTGTTGTTCATAAGCTGGCCTtatctcttctctctctctctctttaacGAAAGGTTGCTCCGTGTGCAGCTACATGGAAATGGACTCCGGGGAGTTTAACCTTGGAGAAGCCTTGGAAGCTGTCTTGAAACAAGTTATGTTAATGAGCCAAGAGCGGCAAGTTCAGgtgatccaagatttacctcctGAAGTCTCATCCATGTACTTGTATGGAGACAATTTGAGGCTTCAGCAAGTCCTATCAGATTTTTTGACAAATGCACTCCTCTTCACTCCTGTGTTTGAGGAATCATCGGTTTCATTCAGGGTAATTCCTAGGAAGGAACGTATTGGGACAAAGATACACATTGTTTATCTTGAATTTCGGTAAAATCCGTTTCCTGTATGCTTTATCATGTTCATAGCTGATGCAATCTGGCAAGTTCTTTAATATTAAAAAGGAAGAAATGACTCAACCACCACATTTCCACATGCCTTATaatttcctttttcccttttttgcaGAAGTAAAATAGGCGAGTGGGGGGAGTGACTAGAGTAGTCATAAACTTTAGTATGGTTAGCGACATTAGTATTGTTTACATCctgaaaatgataaatttattgtTTTCGTTCTCTGCTTGGGTTCTTTCCTCGCTTTCCTTTGTTTACCTAATTTGAATGGTCTTACTTTTCCACCTTCTTTTAGCCATTTTAAGGATGCATTTATTGTACTTATGGCAtgtagaaataaattatttttaacttctCTTTGGGTGAGTATTCATACTCTCCCATGCAGTGTGGCAATCATGCGGTGTTTCTATATATCCTAATATAAAGAATCAATATGAAGCTGTTAACTTTGAGTGATTATGTTGCAGGATCACTCATCCAGCACCAGGTATCCCCGAAGATTTAATTCGGGAGATGTTTCACTATAGGCAGGGTGTCTCAAGGGAAGGTCTTGGCCTATACATCAGTCAGAAGCTTGTAAAGATTATGAATGGTACTGTACAATATCTAAGAGAGGCTGAAAGGTCATCCTTcattatctttttagaatttccATTGGCTCGCCAGCTTGGCCACCATTG
This is a stretch of genomic DNA from Gossypium arboreum isolate Shixiya-1 chromosome 11, ASM2569848v2, whole genome shotgun sequence. It encodes these proteins:
- the LOC108473484 gene encoding phytochrome C — encoded protein: MSSRSTNKSNCSRSSSARSKQNARVIAQTTIDAKLHVDFEESKRLFDYSTSIDFNISSSTSNVPSSTVSAYLQKMQRGSLIQPFGCLIAVDEQNFTVLAYSENAPELLDLAPHAVPNIEQQEALTYGSDVRTLFSSPGATALQKAANFGEVNLLNPILVHCKTSGKPFYAILHRIEAALVIDLEPVNPAEVPVTAAGALKSYKLAAKAISRLQSLPSGNISLLCDVLVKEVSDLTGYDRVMVYKFHEDEHGEVIAESRRPDLEPYLGLHYPATDIPQASRFLFMKNKVRMICDCSAQPVKVIQDKGLAQPLSLCGSTLRSPHGCHAQYMASMGSIASLVMSVTINENDDEMDSEQDKGRKLWGLVVCHHTSPRFVPFPLRYACEFLIQVFGVQINKEVELAAQMREKHILQTQTVLCDMLLRDSPVGIVTKSPNVMDLVKCDGAALYYRQKFWLLGVTPTKAQIRDIAEWLLEYHRSSTGLSTDSLMEAGYPGASVLGEAVCGIAAVKITSKDFLFWFRSHTAKEIKWGGAKHDPGGKDDGRKMHPRSSFKAFLEVVKWRSLPWEDIEMDAIHSLQLILKGSLQDEVADDSKMIVNVPSIDDRIQRVDELRIVTNEMVRLIETAAVPIFAVDSSGNINGWNSKAAELTGLTIEQAIGMSLFDLVEDDSVDVVKNMLSLALEGIEERSIEIKLRTFGCQENNGPIILVVNACCSRDLKENVVGICFVGQDLTSQKMVMNKYTRVQGDYVGIMRNPSALIPPIFMIDEVGRCLEWNDAMQKLTGMKREEAIDRMLLGEVFTVDKFGFRVKDHDTFTKLRILFNGITAGEDADKLLFGFFDQEGKFVEVLLSANRRTDANGRITGILCFLHVASPELQYALQVQKISEQAAASSLNKLAYIRQELRKPLKGIVLMQGLMGATDLSSDQRQLLRTSVMCQEQMAKIVDDTDIESIEECYMEMDSGEFNLGEALEAVLKQVMLMSQERQVQVIQDLPPEVSSMYLYGDNLRLQQVLSDFLTNALLFTPVFEESSVSFRVIPRKERIGTKIHIVYLEFRITHPAPGIPEDLIREMFHYRQGVSREGLGLYISQKLVKIMNGTVQYLREAERSSFIIFLEFPLARQLGHH
- the LOC108471202 gene encoding alpha-1,6-mannosyl-glycoprotein 2-beta-N-acetylglucosaminyltransferase-like, which codes for MLCIVSSMANCKKLRLKDAALKRLLSVVVVTLLGVLLLIVSLRTNTTPGLSELDEDLSEIADIQSFSEKLNLPKQNEFSIRLAKQNQMPPRNRDLYPKLAKDHITIVLYVHNRPQYLQVVVKSLSKVVGISETLLIVSHDGYFEEMNKIVEGIKFCQVKQIFAPYSPHVFPDSFPGVSSNDCKEKDDAGKKHCVGSPDQYGNHRSPRIVSLKHHWWWMMNTVWDGLKETRGHNGHILFIEEDHFIYPNAYRNLQLLVSLKPIKCPDCYAANLAPCDVNLRGEGWDSLIAERMGNVGYAFNRTVWRKIHKKAKEFCFFDDYNWDITMWATVYPSFGSPVYTLRGPRTSAVHFGKCGLHQGQGQTNACIDNGSVNMQVDDIDKVANIRSEWGVHVYDNQPGYKAGFKGWGGWGDDRDRQLCLNFAQMYHSHNTSLSAVTMS